The following are encoded together in the Coffea arabica cultivar ET-39 chromosome 1c, Coffea Arabica ET-39 HiFi, whole genome shotgun sequence genome:
- the LOC113720501 gene encoding transcription factor MYB83-like — MRKPEPSVEKNNNSNNMSNSSVKLRKGLWSPEEDDKLMNYMLTNGQGCWSDVARNAGLQRCGKSCRLRWINYLRPDLKRGAFSPQEEELIIHLHALLGNRWSQIAARLPGRTDNEIKNFWNSTIKKRLKNSSSPNTSDSSSIQEQSMMGMFVDISSSASSSMHSMALTNMVDPLPMLEQSLSTSGGTNAGSYFDPQSCIRQAAYDNPTFSTGNLEGQRSIFFPPLEPGEVERSAITTANFVDRNPTSNTVDNRSNMINYYGNNNYIKVENADGYGSYWEAEELRVKEWDLEELMKDASSFPLPDFQKNNW, encoded by the exons ATGAGGAAGCCGGAGCCCTCCGTTGAGAAGAATAACAATAGCAATAACATGAGCAACAGTAGTGTGAAGCTCAGAAAAGGGTTGTGGTCACCTGAAGAAGATGACAAACTAATGAATTACATGCTGACAAATGGTCAAGGTTGTTGGAGTGATGTTGCAAGAAATGCTGGTTTACAAAGATGTGGAAAAAGCTGCAGACTCAGATGGATTAATTACTTGAGGCCTGATCTTAAAAGAGGGGCATTTTCACCCCAAGAAGAAGAGCTCATAATCCACTTGCATGCTCTTCTCGGAAAtag GTGGTCCCAAATTGCAGCACGCTTACCTGGGCGTACTGATAATGAGATAAAGAACTTTTGGAATTCAACAATAAAGAAGAGGCTAAAGAACTCATCCTCCCCAAATACAAGCGACTCATCCTCCATTCAAGAACAAAGCATGATGGGGATGTTTGTCGATATATCGTCATCGGCCTCATCTTCCATGCACTCTATGGCTCTCACCAACATGGTTGATCCATTGCCCATGCTGGAGCAAAGCCTTAGTACTTCTGGTGGTACCAATGCAGGTTCTTACTTCGATCCACAGTCATGCATAAGACAGGCTGCTTATGATAATCCCACATTCAGTACTGGCAATCTTGAAGGGCAAAGATCAATCTTCTTTCCACCATTAGAGCCTGGAGAAGTAGAAAGAAGTGCAATCACTACCGCCAATTTTGTCGACAGAAACCCTACCAGTAACACAGTGGATAACAGGAGCAACATGATTAACTACTACGGGAACAACAACTACATCAAAGTCGAAAATGCGGATGGATATGGGAGTTACTGGGAAGCTGAAGAACTGAGAGTTAAGGAATGGGATTTGGAGGAATTGATGAAAGATGCTTCCTCTTTCCCTTTACCTGATTTCCAAAAGAATAATTGGTGA